The following proteins are encoded in a genomic region of Salminus brasiliensis chromosome 17, fSalBra1.hap2, whole genome shotgun sequence:
- the sh2d7 gene encoding uncharacterized protein sh2d7, producing MKLLKDRDIVRMEDIHAAMEVMMSRTARLRECVDRTEGRGKEQFERTEGGLKELVLRWFVETQASLILCDGNFPTWFHGFISRQEAEDHLRDKSLGCFLIRLSEKASGYILSYKGQDRCRHFVINQTRDGMLVVTGDSITHNSLPELIEFFRITPIQPFGECLISEKAVEAPSDDVYDVVHCKPSVKSGVSVQALRSLWDQRGDITPKGAPALPPKNNNRKLISSASIDRNNSVQKNLPLRNSLSGGHLSHCSEQHAQSDQRWRSKMRTDEGLQRSGTHAWDNDGFSSLDSHLQSYSWLLKHGGDLSTYDGQTNSHHSNQSRSLPHLDEDNCPSSHPSFPASPHQPLVPPKLASFSSSSHFIKEEYQSRPDVNLTTLHPNLLYQTSSGLCSGHNSLWGPHNNSQPSNLAEISSKPINDSVSPDSTYQHLLKHQSSNTYEDLATIQQDNLAARENNTYEDLPEIQEGNLLIQDNTYEDIPATHNNTYATMDELQPTQSTHGKKTHKWWKFKSETKKK from the exons ATGAA GCTGTTAAAAGACAGGGATATAGTAAGGATGGAGGATATACATGCAGCTATGGAGGTGATGATGAGCCGAACCGCCAGACTAAGAGAGTGTGTGGATAGAACTGAGGGAAGGGGAAAAGAACAGTTTGAAAGAACTGAAGGTGGACTGAAGGAACTGGTCTTGAGGTGGTTCGTTGAAACTCAGGCTTCACTCATTCTTTGTGATGGAAACTTCCCCACATGGTTTCATGGCTTCATCTCCAGACA AGAAGCTGAAGATCATCTCAGAGATAAAAGCCTCGGCTGCTTTCTCATCAGACTAAGTGAGAAAGCAAGTGGATACATTCTCTCATACAA GGGACAAGATCGTTGTCGTCACTTTGTCATTAACCAGACCAGGGATGGCATGCTGGTGGTAACTGGAGACTCCATCACTCACAACAGCCTACCAGAATTGATTGAGTTCTTTAGGATCACACCCATCCAGCCATTTGGAGAGTGCCTCATCTCAGAGAAGGCAGTAGAA GCCCCCTCTGATGATGTGTATGATGTGGTTCACTGTAAGCCCAGTGTAAAGTCGGGAGTGAGTGTTCAGGCCCTGCGGAGCCTATGGGATCAACGTGGTGACATCACACCAAAGGGCGCTCCTGCTCTAccccctaaaaacaacaatcggAAACTCATTTCTTCCGCTTCCATTGACAGGAACAACAGTGTTCAG AAAAACTTACCTCTTCGAAATTCCTTGAGCGGTGGACATCTATCACATTGCTCAGAGCAACATGCCCAGTCAGATCAGAGGTGGCGAAGCAAGATGAGGACAGATGAAGGACTTCAAAGAAGTGGAACACATGCCTGGGACAATGACGGATTTAGTTCTCTGGACTCTCACTTGCAAAGTTACTCATGGTTACTCAAGCATGGTGGTGACCTTTCCACATATGATGGACAGACAAATTCACATCACAGTAACCAGAGCAGGTCATTGCCTCACCTGGATGAAGATAACTGTCCCAGCAGCCACCCTTCATTTCCTGCATCACCACACCAACCCTTAGTTCCACCCAAATTAGCCTCCTTCTCATCTTCCTCCCATTTCATTAAGGAGGAGTACCAGTCTAGACCTGATGTCAACCTAACCACCCTACATCCTAACCTGTTGTACCAGACCTCCTCTGGGCTCTGTTCTGGGCATAACAGCCTCTGGGGTCCACATAACAACTCTCAGCCAAGCAATCTGGCTGAGATTTCCAGTAAGCCCATCAATGACTCTGTCTCACCTGACAGCACCTACCAACATCTCCTGAAGCATCAAAGCAGCAATACCTATGAGGACTTAGCCACAATCCAGCAAGACAACCTTGCTGCCAGAGAAAACAACACCTATGAGGACTTGCCTGAGATCCAGGAAGGTAACCTACTAATCCAGGACAACACCTATGAGGACATTCCAGCTACACACAATAACACATATGCAACTATGGATGAGCTGCAGCCCACACAGAGCACCCATGGAAAGAAG ACCCATAAGTGGTGGAAATTCAAATCAGAGACCAAAAAGAAGTGA
- the LOC140537894 gene encoding calcium and integrin-binding family member 2-like: MLLCRTKKMGSTQTTFRGDQLDDYQECTFFTSKAILRLHGRFRDLAPNIVPLDYTNNPDVTLPPSLIITMPELKENPFRQRIVETFSEDGKGNLTFNDFVDMFSVLSEMAPLELKTIYAFKIYDFNRDGFLCEKDVEETVHRLTGEELRPEDRRLLSLRVMDEADLDGDRRLSIIDFQNMISKAPDFIR, from the exons ATGCTGCTGTGTAGAACGAAGAAAATGGGGAGTACGCAAACAACCTTCAGAGGTGACCAACTTGACGATTACCAG GAATGCACATTTTTTACCAGTAAAGCAATCCTGCG GTTACATGGGAGGTTCCGTGACCTGGCCCCCAACATTGTTCCTCTGGACTATACAAATAACCCTGATGTtactctccccccctctctcatcATCACCATGCCTGAACTTAAG GAAAATCCTTTCCGCCAGCGCATAGTGGAGACTTTCTCAGAGGATGGCAAGGGCAACCTCACTTTCAATGACTTTGTAGACATGTTCTCAGTTCTGAGTGAAATGGCACCACTTGAACTGAAGACAATCTACGCCTTCAAGATATATG ATTTTAACAGAGATGGGTTCCTCTGTGAGAAGGACGTGGAGGAGACAGTGCACAGGCTGACTGGAGAAGAGCTGAGACCAGAAGACAGGAGGCTTCTCTCTCTTAGAGTGATGGATGAAGCAGATCTAGATGGTGATAGAAGGCTTTCTATCATTGACTTTCAGAACATGATCTCCAAGGCACCAGATTTCATTAG GTGA